Proteins encoded in a region of the Delphinus delphis chromosome 13, mDelDel1.2, whole genome shotgun sequence genome:
- the ST8SIA5 gene encoding alpha-2,8-sialyltransferase 8E, with protein sequence MVKQLELFDRWKSLQMCKWAMNISEANQFKSTLSRCCNAPSFLFTTQKNTPLGTKLKYEVDTSGIYHINREIFHMFPKDMPYYRSQFKKCAVVGNGGILKNSRCGREINSADFVFRCNLPPISEKYTMDVGVKTDVVTVNPSIITERFHKLEKWRRPFYRVLQVYENASVLLPAFYNTRNTDVSIRVKYVLDDFESPQAVYYFHPQYLVNVSRYWLSLGVRAKRISTGLILVTAALELCEEVHLFGFWAFPMNPSGLYITHHYYDNVKPRPGFHAMPSEIFNFLHLHSRGILRVHTGTCNCC encoded by the exons GGTGAAGCAGTTGGAGCTGTTCGACAGGTGGAAGAGCCTCCAGATGTGCAAATGGGCGATGAACATCTCTGAAGCCAACCAGTTCAA GTCCACTCTGTCCAGGTGCTGCAAtgccccctccttcctcttcaccACCCAGAAGAACACACCCCTGGGGACGAAACTCAAGTATGAGGTGGACACCAGCGGCATCTACCACATCAACCGGGAGATCTTCCACATGTTTCCCAAG GACATGCCCTACTACCGGTCCCAATTTAAGAAATGTGCCGTGGTGGGCAATGGGGGCATCCTAAAGAACAGCCGCTGCGGGAGGGAGATCAACAGCGCCGACTTTGTCTTCCG GTGCAACCTACCCCCCATCTCGGAGAAGTACACCATGGATGTAGGGGTGAAGACAGATGTGGTCACGGTGAACCCCAGCATCATCACAGAGAG GTTCCACAAGCTGGAGAAGTGGCGGCGGCCCTTCTACCGGGTGCTGCAGGTGTACGAGAACGCGTCCGTGCTGCTGCCTGCATTCTACAACACGCGCAACACCGACGTGTCCATCCGCGTCAAGTACGTGCTGGACGACTTCGAGTCGCCGCAGGCCGTGTACTACTTCCACCCGCAGTACCTGGTCAACGTGTCGCGCTACTGGCTTAGCCTCGGGGTGCGCGCCAAGCGCATCAGCACCGGCCTCATCCTGGTCACGGCGGCGCTGGAACTGTGCGAGGAGGTGCACCTGTTCGGCTTCTGGGCCTTCCCCATGAACCCCTCGGGCCTCTACATCACCCACCACTACTATGACAACGTCAAGCCCCGCCCGGGCTTCCACGCCATGCCCTCCGAGATCTTCAACTTCCTGCACCTGCACAGCCGCGGCATCCTGCGCGTGCACACGGGCACCTGCAACTGCTGCTGA